One window of Cryptobacterium curtum DSM 15641 genomic DNA carries:
- a CDS encoding twin-arginine translocase TatA/TatE family subunit → MKFGGIGIPELLLILIVVLLIFGPKNLPKLGNAVGRSIKGLRDGLGDGKKEEETVVEEAVDADEETSEDDTDATEAKDTAEGSTAAEPKKRVKKVVKKVAKTKEPAE, encoded by the coding sequence ATGAAATTCGGTGGAATCGGTATTCCCGAGCTTCTTCTCATTCTTATCGTGGTGCTACTCATTTTTGGTCCAAAGAACCTTCCCAAGTTAGGTAATGCAGTAGGTCGTTCTATTAAGGGTCTGCGCGATGGGCTCGGCGACGGCAAGAAGGAAGAAGAGACAGTTGTTGAAGAAGCTGTCGATGCAGACGAAGAAACTTCCGAAGACGACACCGATGCTACTGAGGCAAAAGATACAGCTGAGGGAAGCACTGCCGCTGAACCAAAGAAGCGCGTGAAGAAAGTGGTAAAGAAGGTCGCAAAGACTAAGGAACCCGCTGAATAG
- the yihA gene encoding ribosome biogenesis GTP-binding protein YihA/YsxC — MNYHLAKFVASYAQADQVPVSIRPEISFVGRSNVGKSSLMNKVFSRKDLVKVSQKPGCTQNINFFNVGEVDFVDLPGYGYAKVSKAEMGRWRPLVEGYFKQDRRFALCVSLIDIRHEVSDLDKQMIGFLQSHEIPFMIAFTKADKLSSKSKVRAQVATLCKQLAAAGDVVVLPVSSLKGDGIADLRSLIDDAIAQA; from the coding sequence ATGAATTACCACTTGGCAAAATTTGTGGCTTCGTATGCTCAAGCCGATCAGGTGCCTGTATCGATACGGCCAGAGATATCGTTTGTCGGTCGGTCAAATGTGGGTAAATCGTCTTTGATGAATAAGGTGTTTAGCCGTAAAGACCTTGTTAAGGTGTCGCAAAAACCTGGCTGTACGCAGAACATCAACTTCTTCAATGTGGGGGAGGTTGATTTCGTTGATCTGCCGGGATACGGCTACGCAAAGGTTTCGAAGGCTGAAATGGGGCGGTGGCGTCCGCTTGTCGAAGGCTACTTTAAGCAAGATCGGCGCTTTGCTCTCTGTGTGTCGCTTATAGATATCCGCCATGAGGTAAGCGATCTCGACAAGCAGATGATTGGCTTTCTCCAATCGCATGAGATACCCTTCATGATTGCTTTTACCAAAGCGGACAAGCTTTCAAGCAAGAGCAAGGTTCGCGCCCAAGTAGCTACTCTTTGCAAGCAGCTTGCGGCTGCAGGCGATGTTGTTGTGTTGCCCGTTTCGTCATTGAAGGGCGATGGAATTGCTGATTTGCGCAGTCTCATTGACGATGCAATCGCACAGGCATAG
- a CDS encoding cytochrome c3 family protein, giving the protein MSDEMKNTDKQAVDAPEADMQAAKADTDAASSPSLKKRKKGIVIGVIAVVIALAGVGFWEWHETPGFCAAICHNMDQYLDTYSEPGDQPGHDKYGNPVSNTNAMMATLHRTNETTGKSDFRCMTCHHPIIGEQVSEAVGFVSGNYYDPLDERVGDDLTHWWGEPANKFCVNENCHSYLRDENGDVNYDKLEASTVWMDFNPHSQHHEDIRMDCTDCHKGHRASVQQCTGCHEDVNLPDGWLTKAEGDKVIADEFNTSQVHK; this is encoded by the coding sequence ATGAGCGACGAGATGAAAAATACGGACAAACAGGCCGTGGACGCCCCTGAAGCAGATATGCAAGCTGCCAAGGCTGATACGGACGCGGCCAGCAGTCCTTCACTAAAGAAGCGTAAGAAGGGTATTGTCATCGGCGTTATCGCCGTTGTGATAGCGCTCGCTGGTGTTGGGTTTTGGGAATGGCACGAAACACCAGGATTCTGTGCAGCTATTTGCCACAATATGGATCAGTATTTGGATACCTATAGCGAACCAGGCGATCAGCCGGGTCATGACAAATACGGCAACCCAGTGAGCAATACCAACGCAATGATGGCGACTCTTCATCGCACCAATGAGACAACTGGTAAAAGCGATTTTCGGTGCATGACCTGTCATCATCCCATTATTGGGGAACAGGTAAGTGAGGCTGTCGGGTTTGTATCCGGTAACTACTATGATCCGCTGGATGAACGTGTTGGTGACGATCTTACCCATTGGTGGGGAGAACCGGCTAATAAATTCTGCGTGAACGAGAACTGTCATTCTTACCTGCGTGATGAAAACGGCGATGTCAACTATGACAAGCTTGAGGCATCAACAGTATGGATGGATTTCAATCCACACTCACAACACCATGAGGATATCCGCATGGATTGCACCGACTGCCACAAGGGGCATCGTGCTTCTGTACAACAGTGCACTGGCTGCCATGAGGATGTAAACCTTCCTGATGGTTGGTTGACCAAGGCAGAGGGCGATAAGGTTATTGCGGACGAGTTCAACACCTCTCAGGTGCATAAGTAG